In Gemmatimonadota bacterium, one genomic interval encodes:
- a CDS encoding phytanoyl-CoA dioxygenase family protein, with amino-acid sequence MTPEEKFMFDLEGYLVVRNVLSQEEVDQCNEVADRIARDQFEIYRDDGLKLARNITLWDPCVQSLIDHPKIVPYLIELLGSSIHFDQDYCIFLDKGGSKGPLHAGTMKSKTELLPFFYTYRDGIMRNGLTTLVYALTPVRKGDGGFCCIPGSHKSNFQLDIPEDVMYFRRPAHYVVQPELEPGDLIIFTEATVHGTMPWTANHKRRSFLFKYNPGNTISWANYYNIDDYDHLTENQKRMMMPPGSHGPQKPPRLEVIAP; translated from the coding sequence CTCTCCCAAGAAGAGGTTGATCAATGCAATGAAGTTGCAGACCGCATTGCGCGCGACCAGTTTGAAATCTATCGAGACGACGGGCTAAAACTCGCCCGGAATATCACGCTGTGGGATCCCTGCGTTCAGAGTCTCATAGATCATCCCAAAATTGTTCCTTATTTGATCGAACTTTTGGGATCGAGTATCCACTTTGATCAGGATTATTGCATTTTTTTGGACAAAGGCGGTTCCAAAGGTCCGCTGCACGCCGGTACGATGAAATCGAAAACGGAATTACTCCCATTTTTTTACACGTATCGCGACGGCATCATGCGCAATGGTTTGACAACATTGGTCTATGCGCTCACGCCCGTGCGAAAGGGCGATGGCGGTTTTTGCTGTATTCCTGGCTCGCACAAGTCCAACTTCCAACTCGATATCCCCGAGGATGTTATGTATTTTAGGCGGCCCGCCCATTATGTCGTACAACCCGAATTGGAGCCGGGTGACCTGATCATTTTTACGGAGGCGACAGTGCACGGCACTATGCCCTGGACAGCCAATCACAAACGCAGATCATTTCTCTTTAAATACAACCCCGGGAATACGATTTCATGGGCGAATTATTACAATATAGATGACTACGATCACTTGACCGAGAACCAAAAACGCATGATGATGCCGCCGGGGAGCCATGGTCCACAGAAGCCTCCAAGGCTTGAAGTCATTGCGCCATGA
- a CDS encoding zinc-binding dehydrogenase, with product MKAAIYCGPHDIQVADVPEPEINANEILVRVKACGICGSDLHAYRIGLFEDSLGRPIEKGLIMGHEFSGEVVETGRDVQRFQVGDHISGGGLGGFAEYLPLEVNPDRPYRLPKSISFEEGAMMEPLATSIHAVGLAKPIEGETVVILGVGIIGLGCIQVIRATAGGRIIAVDTSPKRLAMARQLGADEIVNLTEVDPVDAVIELTGGERPVERFGARGGNADVVIDSAGAKASPNQGLTMLKQQNGRLVPVALFEDQPELDFNQVVRKQVTLQGSWSWTPDDYRWGIELVRTGKIDRRPLVSHAFPLDQAPEAFATQAKPGAAIKTLIKP from the coding sequence ATGAAAGCAGCTATTTATTGCGGGCCGCATGATATCCAGGTGGCAGATGTGCCAGAGCCGGAAATCAATGCAAATGAGATTCTGGTGAGGGTGAAGGCGTGTGGGATCTGTGGATCAGATCTGCACGCTTATCGCATCGGGCTGTTTGAAGATTCTTTAGGACGTCCGATAGAGAAGGGCCTCATCATGGGGCACGAGTTTAGCGGTGAGGTTGTGGAAACGGGGCGAGATGTGCAGCGGTTTCAGGTGGGTGACCACATTTCTGGTGGGGGATTGGGCGGGTTTGCCGAATATCTTCCCCTGGAAGTCAATCCCGATCGTCCCTACAGGTTGCCCAAATCGATTAGCTTTGAAGAAGGCGCGATGATGGAGCCTCTCGCCACGTCGATACACGCAGTGGGCCTGGCAAAACCCATTGAGGGAGAAACCGTTGTTATTCTGGGCGTTGGGATTATTGGTCTGGGATGTATCCAAGTCATTCGGGCAACGGCGGGCGGGCGCATTATTGCTGTTGATACGTCACCGAAACGGCTGGCTATGGCACGCCAGTTGGGTGCGGATGAGATCGTGAATTTGACAGAGGTAGATCCCGTGGATGCTGTTATTGAACTCACGGGTGGTGAGAGACCTGTGGAAAGATTCGGTGCGCGGGGAGGAAATGCCGATGTGGTTATCGATTCTGCTGGTGCGAAAGCTTCGCCGAATCAGGGGTTGACGATGCTAAAACAACAAAATGGTCGCCTCGTTCCCGTCGCATTATTTGAAGATCAACCCGAACTCGATTTCAATCAGGTGGTGCGCAAGCAAGTGACGCTTCAAGGGTCATGGTCCTGGACCCCCGATGACTACAGGTGGGGGATTGAACTCGTCAGGACCGGGAAAATTGATCGGAGACCACTCGTTTCCCACGCTTTTCCTCTTGATCAAGCACCCGAAGCGTTTGCGACACAGGCCAAGCCAGGTGCTGCGATCAAAACCTTGATAAAACCGTGA
- a CDS encoding sulfatase-like hydrolase/transferase — MSQPNIVFIHTDQQHHLAISAYGNRDVSTPNMDRLISEGISFRRSYSANPVCCPARASWYTGRMSVEHGVISNPFPIDPNLPDLGQWLTKHTDYNCVYSGKWHVTGRDVANSFDVIYGRHPYGELQDSGSARAAAQYIAEHANDNRPIFLSVGLLNPHDCCYVCGVNGPVGKYGLEPQLPDLPDLPGNFEISLMPPNQKHRVGHWSETDWQYYIYQCYRMVETVDAQIGLIYDTLESNGLIENTLIIFTTDHGEGSGHHQRVLKGFFEEEAWAVPLVISQRGSIPNGQNDSHFISGVDIPATICDYAGAPPLPDTAYGNSLRSLFEGNNDIAWRESVIGENASAIAIRDDQYKSILYDSGQNTLYDLSNDPLEKHNLVSEPGFDDVKHRHATHLAEYANTVTPYSGPDKTGERDRIREERMENLKQGNGWTEEVGS; from the coding sequence ATGAGCCAACCCAATATTGTATTCATCCACACGGATCAACAACATCACCTCGCGATATCCGCCTATGGAAATCGAGACGTGTCAACACCCAACATGGACCGCCTGATCTCAGAAGGCATATCTTTCAGGCGATCCTACAGCGCCAACCCCGTCTGCTGTCCTGCACGCGCGAGTTGGTACACCGGACGCATGTCTGTTGAACACGGCGTTATCAGCAATCCGTTCCCCATCGATCCCAACCTGCCCGACCTCGGCCAGTGGTTGACCAAACACACCGATTACAACTGCGTGTATTCCGGCAAATGGCATGTCACGGGACGAGATGTGGCCAACAGCTTTGACGTGATCTACGGCAGACATCCCTACGGAGAACTGCAAGACTCTGGCTCTGCCAGAGCAGCAGCACAATATATCGCCGAACACGCAAATGACAACCGCCCCATCTTCCTATCCGTCGGTCTCCTGAACCCACACGACTGCTGTTATGTCTGCGGCGTCAACGGACCCGTGGGAAAATACGGCCTGGAGCCTCAGTTACCCGATCTGCCCGACTTGCCCGGCAACTTCGAAATCAGTCTCATGCCGCCAAACCAGAAGCACCGGGTCGGCCACTGGTCAGAAACAGACTGGCAATATTACATCTATCAGTGTTACCGAATGGTAGAAACCGTTGACGCCCAGATAGGATTGATCTACGACACATTGGAAAGCAATGGCCTCATAGAAAACACCCTCATCATCTTTACTACCGACCACGGCGAAGGCTCTGGGCATCATCAAAGAGTATTGAAAGGCTTTTTTGAAGAAGAAGCCTGGGCAGTCCCACTCGTTATTTCTCAACGCGGCAGTATCCCCAACGGACAAAACGATTCGCACTTCATATCGGGCGTGGATATCCCCGCTACAATCTGCGATTACGCCGGCGCACCTCCCCTACCTGACACCGCGTATGGAAATAGCCTGCGCTCACTCTTCGAAGGAAACAACGACATTGCATGGCGAGAAAGCGTCATAGGAGAAAATGCGAGTGCAATCGCCATTCGCGACGATCAGTACAAATCCATCCTCTACGACTCGGGACAAAACACGCTTTACGATTTGTCAAACGATCCCCTGGAAAAACACAATCTCGTATCAGAACCCGGCTTTGACGACGTCAAACACAGGCACGCCACACACCTCGCCGAATACGCAAACACCGTCACACCCTACAGCGGACCTGACAAAACGGGCGAAAGAGATCGAATAAGAGAAGAGAGAATGGAAAATCTCAAACAGGGAAATGGATGGACAGAGGAGGTGGGATCATGA
- a CDS encoding ATP-binding protein — MQNYIKRSLEPILTRAASEFPAVVLTGPRQSGKTTLLQHLFGRRCRYISLEPLDIQASALQDPRSFLEMYPPPVIFDEVQYAPELLPYIKERIDANRSESGQYLLTGSQNLLLAEKVTESLAGRAAMLRLLPLSRREMEGRPQLALPWEREQPSSLKSSNAFGKLWQSFLRGGYPELATQPNRDASLWQASYIQTYLERDVRTLRQVGDLTQYQNFLRILASRSAQLLNLTDVARDLGVAVNTIKAWLSVLEATYQIIVLRPYFVNVGKRLVKTPKVYFTDVGTLCYLAGLKDPEHAASGPMGGAILETAVLSEIVRTLTHRGIDPQIYFWRTMAGTEVDFIVETGGKLAPIEVKLSATPRPAMAAAIKIFQKDMESAAMPGYVVHPGDVHLPLGPGVTALPFAAL; from the coding sequence ATGCAAAATTATATCAAACGTTCGTTGGAACCCATCCTCACGAGGGCTGCTTCCGAATTTCCCGCTGTCGTATTAACCGGACCGCGCCAGTCTGGAAAGACAACGCTCCTCCAACATCTCTTTGGCAGGCGTTGCAGATATATATCTCTGGAGCCTCTGGACATTCAGGCGTCCGCCCTACAAGACCCGCGCAGTTTCCTGGAAATGTATCCGCCTCCTGTTATCTTCGATGAGGTGCAGTACGCTCCTGAGTTGCTACCCTATATCAAAGAGAGGATAGATGCGAATCGAAGCGAAAGTGGCCAATATCTATTGACAGGTTCACAGAATTTGTTGCTCGCGGAGAAGGTGACCGAATCTTTGGCAGGTCGCGCGGCAATGCTTCGCTTGTTGCCGCTTTCCAGACGGGAAATGGAGGGTCGCCCACAGCTTGCCCTTCCGTGGGAGCGCGAGCAACCGTCGTCTTTGAAATCGTCAAACGCCTTTGGCAAACTATGGCAAAGCTTTCTCCGAGGCGGGTATCCGGAACTCGCCACACAACCCAACCGCGATGCATCCCTTTGGCAGGCCAGCTATATCCAGACCTATCTCGAACGGGACGTGCGCACGCTGCGACAGGTTGGAGACCTGACCCAGTATCAAAATTTTCTCCGAATCCTGGCCAGTAGAAGTGCCCAACTCCTGAATCTAACCGATGTCGCCCGAGATCTCGGCGTGGCGGTCAACACAATCAAAGCCTGGCTCTCCGTGCTCGAAGCCACCTACCAGATAATCGTGCTACGCCCTTATTTTGTGAACGTTGGGAAACGGCTCGTCAAGACCCCAAAAGTGTATTTTACAGATGTCGGCACGCTCTGCTACCTCGCGGGCCTCAAAGACCCCGAGCATGCCGCCTCAGGTCCCATGGGAGGTGCTATCCTGGAAACAGCAGTGCTTTCCGAAATCGTCAGGACATTGACGCATCGGGGGATCGATCCACAGATCTACTTTTGGAGAACGATGGCGGGAACCGAAGTAGATTTCATAGTCGAGACCGGTGGAAAGCTCGCACCTATCGAGGTGAAGCTATCCGCTACGCCGCGCCCTGCCATGGCCGCGGCCATCAAGATATTCCAAAAAGACATGGAGAGCGCAGCGATGCCGGGATACGTCGTGCATCCCGGCGACGTACATCTTCCGCTCGGTCCCGGTGTGACGGCCTTGCCCTTCGCCGCTCTGTAG
- a CDS encoding DUF2007 domain-containing protein, producing the protein MSYREPLVTVITATNPGLLAVIKSVLDDAEIPCITRGEGFQTLYAAGHVDVLVFESDAEQARALLKDL; encoded by the coding sequence ATGAGTTATCGAGAACCTCTTGTAACTGTTATCACCGCGACAAATCCCGGCTTGCTCGCGGTGATCAAATCCGTGCTTGACGATGCCGAGATCCCCTGTATAACCCGGGGCGAGGGATTTCAAACTCTGTACGCGGCAGGACATGTTGACGTGCTGGTATTTGAAAGCGACGCCGAGCAGGCAAGGGCACTATTAAAAGACCTTTGA
- a CDS encoding DEAD/DEAH box helicase — protein MPRKSRSTNPRPSRRAKRTACADCNTLTTVPFRLRPGRPVYCRSCFKSRRNGRSSPTKGPVSRSLTATKPIANITAVFPKMALKVATKEAISRMNISEPTPIQAKSIPHLLARRDLIGQARTGSGKTLVFAVPMAESLNPSVRRVQAVVLVPTRELAIQVAKVTEALASSQRLRVTLLYGGRSLRPEYKALKSGPQIIIGTPGRTLDHLRQGTLDLRSVQFLVLDEADEMLDKGFAQDVEAILSQTPSRRQTALLSATMPEWVANTAKKYLRNPVTVKIDGDLKALPTVEHLVYTIRQKDKIKALQTQLDQRNGDPVIVFGRTRHGVKRLARRLDTLGYPVGVLQGDLSQSARERVMMAFRSGTAPILVATNVAARGLDVEGIGQVINYDLPESEKLFTHRVGRTGRMGRSGKAVTFITPGEEGKWREIEQGLGCRFALKPWRKADPLLTNVLP, from the coding sequence ATGCCTCGTAAATCTCGCTCGACTAACCCGCGCCCATCTCGCCGTGCAAAGCGCACCGCGTGCGCCGATTGCAATACATTGACAACCGTCCCTTTCCGACTAAGACCAGGCAGGCCAGTGTACTGTCGCTCTTGCTTCAAAAGCCGTCGCAACGGCCGTTCTTCCCCGACCAAAGGCCCCGTAAGCAGGTCACTTACTGCGACTAAACCCATTGCTAATATCACCGCCGTGTTTCCCAAAATGGCGTTGAAAGTCGCGACCAAGGAGGCAATTTCCAGGATGAACATATCAGAGCCTACGCCCATTCAGGCGAAATCAATCCCCCATCTCCTGGCAAGGCGAGACTTGATCGGACAGGCGCGCACGGGATCTGGAAAGACGCTGGTGTTTGCAGTACCCATGGCAGAGAGCTTGAACCCATCGGTGCGGCGGGTCCAGGCAGTTGTGCTGGTGCCTACGCGGGAGTTGGCCATTCAGGTAGCTAAAGTCACAGAGGCCCTGGCTTCATCGCAGCGGTTGCGCGTAACATTACTGTACGGCGGCCGGTCATTGAGGCCAGAGTACAAAGCCCTGAAGAGCGGGCCCCAGATCATCATTGGGACCCCGGGCCGTACGTTAGACCATCTAAGACAGGGCACGCTAGACCTGCGATCAGTGCAATTCCTGGTCCTTGATGAGGCAGATGAAATGCTGGATAAAGGTTTTGCCCAAGATGTTGAAGCGATCCTTAGCCAGACGCCCTCCAGGCGGCAGACCGCTCTCCTCTCTGCAACCATGCCCGAGTGGGTGGCGAACACAGCGAAGAAATATCTGCGCAACCCTGTAACGGTGAAAATAGACGGCGACCTTAAAGCACTGCCCACTGTGGAGCACCTGGTCTATACCATCCGGCAAAAAGATAAGATAAAGGCACTCCAAACGCAGTTGGACCAGCGGAACGGCGATCCGGTAATCGTCTTTGGCAGGACCAGACACGGCGTCAAGAGACTGGCGAGACGGCTCGACACGTTGGGCTACCCCGTAGGAGTGCTCCAGGGCGACCTCAGCCAAAGCGCACGCGAGCGTGTGATGATGGCCTTCCGTTCCGGTACCGCACCGATTTTGGTGGCAACAAACGTGGCTGCGCGAGGCCTGGACGTTGAGGGCATCGGTCAGGTCATCAACTATGACTTGCCTGAATCAGAGAAACTTTTCACTCACCGGGTCGGACGGACTGGCCGCATGGGCCGCTCGGGAAAGGCAGTAACGTTTATCACGCCAGGAGAAGAGGGGAAATGGCGTGAGATTGAGCAAGGCCTGGGCTGCCGATTTGCCCTCAAACCCTGGCGTAAAGCAGATCCACTCCTAACAAACGTACTGCCATAA